From Bacillota bacterium, one genomic window encodes:
- the trmD gene encoding tRNA (guanosine(37)-N1)-methyltransferase TrmD, with translation MVFDVLTLFPGMFLPVLGESIIGKAQEKGIIKINLINIRDFSKDKHNKTDDYPYGGGTGMVMMAQPIYDAYLSIIENLDYKPYLVYMSPQGKVLEQDKIKALRQLKHIVILCGHYEGVDERIIEEIVDEEISIGDYVLTGGELPAMVLIDSISRTLPGVLSSEEAYMDESHFNGLLEYPQYTRPYCFLGKKVPEVLISGHHANINKWRRQQALVRTYLKRPDLFKKLVLNDEDKRLLEEGLKGKI, from the coding sequence ATGGTTTTTGATGTTTTGACACTTTTCCCCGGCATGTTTTTGCCGGTGCTGGGCGAAAGTATTATTGGAAAAGCCCAGGAAAAAGGTATAATTAAAATTAATCTAATAAATATTAGAGATTTTTCCAAGGATAAGCATAATAAAACGGATGACTACCCTTATGGTGGAGGGACAGGCATGGTTATGATGGCTCAGCCTATATATGATGCCTACCTCTCGATTATAGAAAACCTGGATTATAAACCATATTTAGTCTATATGAGCCCCCAGGGTAAGGTGTTGGAGCAAGATAAAATAAAAGCGCTGAGACAATTAAAACACATAGTAATTCTTTGTGGGCATTATGAAGGTGTAGACGAAAGAATAATTGAAGAAATAGTGGACGAAGAAATATCCATAGGGGATTATGTACTTACTGGCGGGGAACTGCCTGCCATGGTCCTTATTGATTCTATCAGCAGGACCCTTCCCGGAGTATTATCCAGTGAAGAAGCCTATATGGATGAATCTCATTTTAATGGACTGCTTGAATATCCGCAGTATACAAGGCCTTACTGTTTTTTAGGTAAAAAAGTACCTGAAGTATTGATTTCCGGTCATCATGCCAACATTAACAAGTGGAGGAGACAACAGGCTTTAGTCAGGACATACTTGAAGCGGCCGGATTTGTTTAAGAAGCTTGTTCTGAATGACGAGGACAAGCGGCTTTTGGAAGAGGGATTAAAGGGAAAGATATAA
- the rimM gene encoding 16S rRNA processing protein RimM → MHEYLEIGKIVSTHGVRGEVKVIPLTDDPKRYYKLKWVYVGNHYFIEKYNIENIRISGNTVILKFKEANDMNKAELLKGLFVKVDRKHAVKLPEDTFFICDLIGCTVYEESDGRKLGILDDVIKTGSNDVYVIKAENGKEILIPALKSVVKKVLIKDKKMWVLLPEGLVEDGF, encoded by the coding sequence TTGCACGAATATCTCGAAATTGGGAAAATCGTAAGCACTCATGGAGTTAGGGGAGAGGTCAAGGTAATACCTTTAACAGACGACCCCAAGAGATATTATAAACTAAAATGGGTGTATGTTGGCAACCACTATTTTATTGAAAAGTATAACATTGAAAATATAAGGATTTCCGGAAATACTGTTATACTGAAATTTAAAGAAGCAAATGACATGAATAAAGCTGAATTGTTAAAAGGATTATTCGTTAAAGTAGACAGGAAGCATGCAGTAAAATTACCTGAAGACACATTTTTCATATGTGATTTAATAGGCTGTACTGTATACGAAGAAAGTGACGGTAGAAAATTAGGTATACTAGATGATGTTATAAAAACAGGAAGCAATGATGTATATGTTATAAAAGCCGAAAACGGAAAGGAAATACTAATACCGGCTTTAAAAAGCGTTGTAAAAAAAGTTTTAATTAAAGACAAAAAGATGTGGGTTTTACTTCCTGAAGGGCTGGTAGAAGATGGTTTTTGA
- the rplS gene encoding 50S ribosomal protein L19 yields MDLIKAIEQEQMRTDLQHFNIGDYVRVHLKIKEGNRERIQVFEGTVIARKGSGLRETFTVRKISYGIGVERILPLHSPKIDKIEVVRKGKVRRAKLYYLRNRVGKSAKIKEKLQSRSAKEADTTGLEIQTEIENE; encoded by the coding sequence ATGGATTTGATCAAAGCAATAGAACAGGAACAGATGAGGACAGACCTGCAGCATTTTAATATTGGCGATTATGTTAGAGTACATTTGAAAATTAAAGAAGGAAACAGGGAAAGAATACAGGTTTTTGAAGGGACGGTTATCGCGCGGAAAGGTTCGGGTCTGAGAGAAACATTTACCGTAAGAAAAATATCTTATGGTATTGGCGTAGAGAGGATATTACCTTTACACTCTCCTAAAATTGACAAAATTGAAGTTGTAAGAAAAGGTAAAGTAAGAAGGGCTAAACTTTACTATTTACGTAACAGAGTTGGTAAATCAGCCAAAATTAAAGAAAAACTTCAAAGCAGATCTGCTAAAGAAGCAGATACAACTGGATTGGAAATTCAAACAGAAATTGAAAATGAATAA
- the lepB gene encoding signal peptidase I, giving the protein MDNTKNNKNSLLEFLKWLETFIIAIVIALLIRGFVIEPVIVNGVSMEDTLLNGQRLIIYKLGYFFHPPERGDIIVLQYKKGFIGDIPFFKNLDFLNRVLPSTMEVDYIKRVIAVPGDKIDIKDGHVYVNDKKLEEEYAKGETYKQLMDFPQIVPQNTVFVMGDNRQNSRDSRVIGFVEFDRIKGKAILRIWPIKDFGIIK; this is encoded by the coding sequence ATGGACAACACAAAAAACAATAAAAATAGTTTGTTGGAATTTTTAAAATGGTTAGAAACCTTTATTATTGCAATAGTAATTGCCCTCTTAATAAGAGGTTTTGTTATTGAACCGGTTATCGTCAACGGTGTATCAATGGAAGATACTCTTTTAAACGGACAAAGGCTTATTATTTATAAATTAGGCTATTTTTTTCATCCTCCTGAAAGGGGAGATATTATAGTTTTGCAATACAAAAAGGGATTTATAGGAGATATACCTTTTTTTAAAAACCTGGACTTTTTGAATAGGGTTCTTCCATCTACAATGGAAGTTGACTACATTAAAAGGGTAATTGCCGTACCGGGAGATAAAATAGACATTAAAGATGGCCATGTTTATGTTAATGACAAAAAGCTTGAAGAAGAATATGCCAAAGGTGAAACATATAAGCAGTTAATGGATTTTCCCCAAATAGTTCCTCAAAACACCGTGTTTGTTATGGGTGACAACAGGCAAAACAGCCGTGATAGCAGAGTTATAGGATTTGTTGAATTTGATAGAATTAAAGGAAAAGCAATTTTAAGAATATGGCCCATTAAGGATTTTGGAATAATAAAATAA